The Agrococcus carbonis genome has a window encoding:
- a CDS encoding ABC transporter ATP-binding protein: MEDRVIVTRGLEKRFGRVRALDGLDLEVAAGDVHGFLGPNGSGKSTTIRVLLGMLRATGGEARVLGMDPWRDAVAIHRRVASVPGDVTLWPGLTGGEAIDAITRLRGHRAPASGRARLIEAFDFDPRRRSKTYSKGNRQKVALIAAFASEADLYILDEPTSGLDPLMESVFQAEIRRVAERGATVLLSSHILSEVERLCDRVSIIRDGRIVEAGTLDELRHLHHSVLAYRGPVPPPGLPLDDVEVDDGRVRASVAPEHLAAVLRWLGERGAEGVTLTPPSLEELFLRHYGDEQRVATARGERAIGQSHAEARDGG, from the coding sequence GTGGAGGATCGGGTCATCGTCACCCGCGGGCTCGAGAAGCGGTTCGGGCGGGTGCGCGCGCTCGACGGGCTCGACCTCGAGGTGGCCGCCGGCGACGTGCACGGCTTCCTGGGGCCCAACGGCTCGGGCAAGTCGACGACCATCCGCGTGCTGCTGGGCATGCTGCGCGCCACGGGCGGCGAAGCGCGGGTGCTCGGCATGGACCCGTGGCGCGACGCGGTGGCCATCCACCGCCGGGTGGCGTCGGTACCGGGCGACGTGACCCTGTGGCCCGGCCTCACCGGCGGGGAGGCGATCGACGCGATCACGCGGCTGCGCGGGCACCGTGCCCCCGCATCCGGCCGCGCCCGCCTGATCGAGGCGTTCGACTTCGACCCGCGCCGCCGGTCGAAGACCTACTCGAAGGGCAACCGGCAGAAGGTCGCGCTCATCGCGGCGTTCGCGAGCGAGGCCGACCTCTACATCCTCGACGAGCCGACGAGCGGGCTCGACCCGCTCATGGAGAGCGTCTTCCAGGCCGAGATCCGCAGGGTCGCCGAGCGCGGGGCGACCGTGCTGCTCTCGAGCCACATCCTCAGCGAGGTCGAGCGGCTGTGCGACCGCGTCTCGATCATCCGCGACGGCCGCATCGTCGAGGCGGGCACGCTCGACGAGCTGCGGCACCTGCACCACTCGGTGCTCGCCTACCGCGGGCCGGTGCCGCCGCCGGGGCTGCCGCTCGACGACGTCGAGGTCGACGACGGGCGGGTGCGCGCCTCGGTCGCGCCCGAGCACCTGGCCGCGGTGCTGCGGTGGCTCGGCGAGCGCGGGGCCGAGGGCGTCACGCTCACGCCGCCGAGCCTCGAGGAGCTGTTCCTCCGCCACTACGGCGACGAGCAGCGGGTCGCGACGGCGCGCGGCGAGCGCGCGATCGGGCAGTCGCACGCCGAGGCGCGCGACGGGGGCTGA
- a CDS encoding ABC transporter permease — protein sequence MTGLGLLLLAALRRDRLVLLLWVLAVAGLWAAVLGGLGAAFDDEARRGLVALLAAQPAILLLRGAPAGISLGAVMFVSTYAYLAVMVGFMMTFFAVRHSRGDEDAGRAELVRGTAVGRWAPLTATLLAGAIELALVCGATLAVSIALGLPGEGSTLLALALAGVGVLAMLVGLLAGQVFPTSRAANGAAAIVVGLWFFVRGVGDALGEPSADLTRVEAAWPVWLSPIGWGAQAHPFADAPWEPDGTPLLLHAAAALVLLALVVALESRRELGRSLLRERSGRATARAALGWAPGGAPLGLTARLLRGSAVAWLVVGAVIGALAGRMAPVVADALGDNPVLVRIVSSIGDEGGGDIEATFISGMAGMIAVIACAAAMQSVLRLRHEELAHGELLLATPVRRLGWLGSHALAGVVAGLLPLTAFTLIAAALLGASGDDRWQQLAVIALTHLPLVAIYLAVAAALVAFLPGTVAWLGWVLLIGLLLVGDFAPLLGDAWEWLESLSPFHWVANALEDEPDWTGTWWLLAIAAALLAAAAIRFRRRDALV from the coding sequence GTGACCGGCCTCGGCCTGCTGCTGCTGGCGGCGCTGCGACGCGACCGCCTCGTGCTGCTGCTGTGGGTGCTCGCGGTCGCGGGGCTGTGGGCGGCCGTGCTCGGCGGGCTCGGCGCGGCCTTCGACGACGAGGCCCGCCGCGGCCTCGTCGCGCTGCTCGCCGCGCAGCCCGCGATCCTGCTGCTGCGCGGCGCGCCGGCGGGCATCTCGCTCGGCGCGGTCATGTTCGTCTCCACCTACGCCTACCTCGCGGTGATGGTCGGCTTCATGATGACCTTCTTCGCCGTGCGGCACTCGCGGGGCGACGAGGATGCGGGGCGGGCCGAGCTCGTGCGCGGCACCGCGGTCGGCCGCTGGGCGCCGCTCACGGCGACGCTGCTCGCGGGCGCGATCGAGCTCGCGCTCGTGTGCGGCGCGACGCTCGCGGTCTCGATCGCGCTCGGGCTGCCGGGCGAGGGCTCGACGCTCCTCGCGCTCGCGCTCGCGGGCGTCGGGGTGCTCGCGATGCTCGTCGGGCTGCTCGCCGGCCAGGTGTTCCCGACCTCGCGCGCCGCGAACGGCGCGGCGGCGATCGTCGTGGGGCTCTGGTTCTTCGTCCGGGGCGTGGGGGATGCGCTGGGCGAGCCGAGCGCGGATCTCACGCGCGTCGAGGCGGCGTGGCCCGTCTGGCTCTCGCCGATCGGGTGGGGCGCCCAGGCGCATCCGTTCGCCGACGCGCCGTGGGAGCCGGACGGGACGCCGCTGCTGCTGCACGCGGCGGCGGCGCTCGTGCTGCTCGCCCTGGTCGTCGCGCTCGAGTCGCGGCGCGAGCTCGGCCGCTCGCTCCTGCGCGAGCGGTCCGGGCGCGCGACGGCGCGCGCCGCGCTCGGCTGGGCGCCCGGCGGTGCCCCGCTCGGGCTCACCGCGCGCCTCCTGCGCGGGTCGGCCGTCGCCTGGCTCGTGGTCGGCGCCGTGATCGGGGCGCTCGCGGGCCGGATGGCGCCGGTCGTCGCCGATGCGCTCGGCGACAACCCGGTGCTCGTGCGCATCGTCTCGTCGATCGGCGACGAGGGCGGCGGCGACATCGAGGCCACCTTCATCAGCGGCATGGCGGGGATGATCGCCGTCATCGCGTGCGCGGCCGCGATGCAGTCGGTGCTGCGGCTGCGCCACGAGGAGCTCGCGCACGGCGAGCTGCTGCTCGCGACCCCCGTCCGTCGCCTGGGCTGGCTCGGCTCCCACGCGCTCGCGGGCGTCGTCGCGGGGCTCCTGCCGCTCACGGCCTTCACCCTCATCGCCGCCGCGCTGCTGGGCGCCTCGGGCGACGACCGCTGGCAGCAGCTGGCCGTGATCGCGCTCACGCACCTGCCGCTCGTCGCGATCTACCTCGCCGTCGCGGCGGCGCTCGTCGCCTTCCTGCCGGGCACGGTCGCCTGGCTCGGCTGGGTGCTGCTCATCGGCCTGCTGCTCGTGGGCGACTTCGCGCCGCTGCTCGGCGATGCGTGGGAGTGGCTCGAGAGCCTCAGCCCCTTCCACTGGGTCGCGAACGCGCTCGAGGACGAGCCCGACTGGACGGGCACGTGGTGGCTGCTCGCGATCGCGGCAGCGCTCCTCGCGGCGGCCGCGATCCGGTTCCGGCGCCGCGACGCCCTCGTCTGA